The Malus domestica chromosome 10, GDT2T_hap1 nucleotide sequence GGTTTTAACTTTGGGAAAAATAAtcattattataatattatgaTATGTACACACTAGATCTATAGACTCTTAACAAACCACCAATTAAAACACGACATCTAATTTGAGGTGctgtttcggtttcggtgcggttttcaaaagccaaaaccaaaaccaaaccgttttctacACTGGGGTTTGGTTTCAAAACCACAACAgtttcaaaaccacaaaaccaaaccatttggtACGGTCCGATTTGGTTCATGTTtgggtttcggttttcggtttcaaATGCTCACCcctagtactaagtggcttatCACACAAGTTTTATGTAAAGAGATTAAACAATTTAGCATGTGTCAGTTTACTAGAGATTCTTTCGAAGGACTATGAGAGATACAACTCACCATCCAAGAAGGAAGTCGAATCTAAGacagtgaagaggaatattatTAGACCATATTAAGTGGCATCATATATTTTGAATCTTTTAAAATCACCTTTACTAGAAACAACAAACTCACTCATAGTTTTAGCCTATCAATTACATTCTTCCATGTACAACCCCTTACTCCAACTTTCCCAGAAACCTGTATGTAGCCACATGGGTTCCTTCAGAAAATCTGAATTAAAAGGAAGGACATTGCATTTCTGATTAGCCTATGAGAGATACAACTCACCATCCAAGAAGGAAGTCGAATCTAAGacagtgaagaggaatattatTAGACCATATTAAGTGGCATCATATCTTTTGAATCTTTTAAAATCGCCTTTACTAGAAACAACAAACTCACTCATAGTTTTAGCCTATCAATTACATTCTTCAATGTACAACCCCTTACTCCAACTTTCCCAGAAACCTGTATGTAGCCTAACATGGGTTCCTTCAGAAAATCTGAATTAAAAGGAAGGGCATTGCACCACTGCCCCGTCAAAGTTTTTGATGATTCAAATACCCCTCTAATTTTGGGGTCCATATTTTTTTATGGTCAACGTTAGGCGTCTAGATGATGAGCAATTTATCAATTTGGATATCATTGAGGACTGAATTCAGATGCATAAGGTCTAAGCAAGAAGTACAGACAGATCATTCCAATGCAATTCACACTCATTAAACAAATACAGTTGAATCTGATTCTCACGGATGCATTGTTAATTACCATAACGCCTTTCAAGCATTTCACTCAGAAAAAAGAAACAACTATAATAAAATTGTGCATGACGTCGATTCAGATAATATACATGAGTTAAAAAAAGACACGTCCTATTTGCGTAGTTCATTTACCAGGTAAAGAAAGTACCTCATCTCATAACCGGTTTCCAGCTTCCTTGGATAAACAGATGTTCTTTGAGACTGCATCGTACTCACTGGAGTTGCTTGTTTTGCTTGTTTCCTCTAGATGAAGGGATAGTCAAATTCATGATTGCGCACAAGCGATGTTTGGTCAAAAAGGTTGCTTTGATCCAACCAAATCTCTCTCGTAGATGAGACGGACTCCGCACCTCTTCACCTCCAAACCAGAGCCCAAGGTTTTAAATGTGAACTCAAGGTGATGACAACTGTCTTGCCATGTTGTACCAAAGTGTTCACCAGATACAAAGGATATCCAAAGGTGCTCTTTCTCAATTTGCCCTAATTCTTCACTGCAGGCGAAGGAAGGACACCAGCCACCTACACCCAAATTCCCAGGCTTCACTTCGCAACGAAGACCATGTGCAGTGGTATGGGTTCCGTAGTTCCATTTACCAAGCAGATTAGGTGGGAGTTGTCGATGGACAGTGAAAACAGCACACAATGCATATCCAATCCACTCGTTCTTATACCAGTGTCGAGGGAGCTCCATGCTTACCACAGGCCTCTCACTTTGATCACTAAACCACTCAGAAATTTCACTGCCTGGATATATAGCTTCAAATTTATTCCCTATGTAAGGGATTCCCTATataatacaaaattacaaatagtGAAGTTAAACAATTGATATGTCCGTCTTATAATAAGTAcaaaatgctttttttttcttctgtgtgtgtgtgtgtgtgtgtgagagagagagagagagagagagagagagagaacctcaAGGAATCTCCTTAACGCTGCAAATGCTACTTTGTTGCAGCCTTGGTCGTCAACCACTTCAAAGCAATTAATAAAACTGAAACATGATGACAGCCTTTCCTGTGAATAACTGCCTTTTCCCTCAACACTGAAGTTCAATTCTGCTGAAATGTCCGGCAATTTTTTAAGACTCTTACAACcacccaaattcaaaatctgAAGCTTAGACAGCTCTGTGATGCTCTTGGGAAGACTAACAAAACTGTTTTTACTTAGATTAAGTGATACTATTGAGGACAAGCAGCCAAGATTTTCCAGGATTGTTACCTCCTCAAGATTACAGTCACTGAGATTCAGTACTGTTAAAGAAAGCAAACCAGAATCAGTGGTCGGCAACAGCAAACTCATTGGACTTGTCTTCTTTCTTCGCATCGATTTGCAACCACAAAGGGATAACAATTCAAGATTTTCCAGGCGGGAAATGGAGGATGGTAGATCATTAATAGAGGTACCGCCCACATCAAGCTCCTTCAAACAAACCATCTTTCCCAAGTTTTTTGGCAGTTCTTCAAGCTTTGAGCATCCACTGAGATTGAGACTTTTGAGGGAACGCAACTGGCAAGTACTGCTTGCAAGGGAACTGAGATTTCTGCAATCTCTCAGGTTTAATACAGTAAGGCCAGTCAGACATTCGATTGAAGAAGGTAATTGTTCTACAGCAGTCTTATCTAAATAAAGTTCCAACAAGTTTTCCATAGGTCTCACAAATTCTGgaactttattaatttttgaacAACCAGAAAGAATAAGAATTTGAAGACTTTCCATTTCAAAACATTTGGGAAGGCGTTTAAGACTTCTGCAGTCTTTAAGATTTAAGAAAATAAGCCTTTTGAGCTCAGCAATGGATGGGTGGATCATCACCAAGTTTGTACAGCCTTCAAGAATTAATCTATGAAGATTTGGAGTAACCGTAAAGTCCGGGGTCCTGGTCAGGTTCTGGGAGTAGCTAACATTGACGAATTTCAGATTGCCTAAGCACTGTTCAAAACATTAAAGCACAAAATTTAGTActtcattataaaaaaaaaattaaaaaaaaacaactttttaTGTGCTACCCATAATCTGACCTTTGTTCTATTCCAAAGTTGTCCAACGCTGCTATGGGACAAGTTAACTTCACAAAGTTGCTCAAATTCAAATTCTGGTGGGAGAAGTTTTGAAGGATACCCACTCCATTCAAGAAACTTTAAGGCATTAGAAAGTTTTTTTGGCCCTTGGGCCATTCGCAAATTATGAATTCGGAGAAATCTGAGATTATGCATCGTTGAGAAGGCCTCCAAGTCCCGGCATGCCTCTTCTAATTTAGGCAAGTCTAAGGCTATACCTTCAACCACATTTGTTCCCTAACAACAGAGAATTCAGAATCAGTTCAATAGacagaatatatatatttttttaaagaagaaacgataacaatttattaaaacaataataTGAATTACAAAATAGTGGATAAGAAATCCTTGATCCAgcaaacctaagacctttcatCGTCCTTCAAAACCACTTACTGTAttgttcctcaatacatgaatgacaTCCTCATGAAGCCACAACCTGCTTTGCTCTCCCGGATCCACAACAGAGTCTTTGCGTACAATTTGTTGTCCCATTTCTTGTATCAAGTCATGCATCAacactttgttatttgaaataGTTACGAGAGATCTCTCAACGAGAACTTCCATCCCAACCATCGCATTAAATCCAAAATAATCTAGTATCTCTACCACTCGTTCCTTGTCCATTCCTCGAAAGAAACAAGCAATATCTAGAAATATTCTTTTCTCGTCGTCCGGCAGTGCATGATAACTTGTTTCAAGCATTTCAGAAATTCTTCCAGTAGGAACAGACTCCAGTTTTTCCAATGCATTATGCCACTCTTCCTGACTTTTGTGGAGCAAATAGGATCCCACAGTCTTGAGTGCTAAAGGAAGGTATCCAGCTTTATGAACCAACCGTGTAGACAGCTCCAAATAATCTTCTCGAAATTCATCATTTTTAAAGGCGATCTTCTTGAGGAGCTGCAAAGCCTCATTCTCACTTAATAAGTCAACTTTATATTTGCTATCTACACCATGCTCTCCTAGCAAATTCACATCTCTAGTCGTAATGATGACTCTGCTCCCCAAACCAAACCATTCTTTGTTTCCAGCCAATGATTTCAGTTGGCCTAAGTTGACAACATTGTCTAAAATGAGAAGAACCTTTCTCTTACATAGAATGTTCTTTATCATTATGGCTCCCTCGTTAACATTTGGAACATCTATGTCTTGCCTCAAAGCCTCGTAAAGAAGTTTCTTTTGCAGTTGCAGATCACCCTGTGGTGTTTGACTTACCCGACAAGTAATCCAGgtgaaaatttcaaattcattgGAAATGTTGTCAAAAATCACTCTGGCGATAGTTGTCTTGCCTATCCCACCCATTCCGCATATCCCTATGAAGCGAACATCATTAGATTTGTTGTCCAAAAGCCTATTTAGTTCCTCTACTCTTGACTCAATTCCCACTATGTCCTCAAGATAAGATGGCACAGTTTGCAATGTATTCAAAACCCATTGAACAATTCGTTGGATAAATTGTGCCTCGTACCTATGCAGAAGAAAATAAATGTCAATCTTTCGGAAATATTTGAAAGAATCCCGAGTGTAGTCTCTTATGAGAGGACTAAATGAAAAGCTAGCTAGCAACGAAAATTCATCTCTTTGGACAGCTTAACATATGTTATCATAAATTACAGCAGGAAAGAATACAAGCATACATATTACATAGCAAaaactgaaataaaataaaatttatttgcTACTGAAAGGAACTACCCACCCATCCTCGTCCTTGTATAGGTCAAATCCAGACAGATTGGCTAATTGACGAAGAGCATCCCTCCAGGCGCGCACTTTGTCGATATTGTCTTTGAAACGTCCTTCATGCTCGGCAAAAAAGTCACCGAAATCGCCTGTCTGTTTTCGTACCTCGGATGGGCTCACATCATAGAAGACAGGCAAAACTATCTGGCGAGCCACTTCCTTGCATTCCATAATTTGCTGAAGCTCATCCAAGCACCATGTTGACCTGGCATACTTTCTTGAAAGAATGACAATTGAAATTTTTGAACTTTTAATTCCCCGATAAAGTTCATCATCTCCAAATACGACGACTCCTCGGTTACTCAGAGCAGCACGTAGTTGGTCTGCGAAATTCCTGCGAGTGTCTTCGCCACTGAAACTGAGGAAGACATCGTAATCAGTTGTTTGCGCAGTCGCCGTGGATCCCATCGGAATACTCggctttcttctttttcttgattGCGTGGTGGCGATGGATCCCAACGGAAATCTCTGCTCTCTTCTTCCTTAATGGAACCCCAGACCGATCAAATCCAGATCTCTCGGTCTTCTAGCATAGGAATGGAATATGAAATGTCAACGGCCAATTGCAACCGTCCGATGCGGAGCAGCAAATCTCACCCGTCTAATAAGTTCCAGTCGCCATCCACTGTTGCTCTAGTTTCTctcgttttatttttattttattttagggatgtgttatccacacatcctttttacttctctcacatccttattaatttctgtcatttgatcttctttaattcatccaatccgacggtcgaaaattaaaagggtgtgagagaagtaaaaaagatgtgtggatatcacatctcttattttatttttatgtgtggtccattattattattgttttttataggAAAAAGAAAGTATTAAATAGAAGAACCCCTTACACATTACACTCCAAAAGAAAAGCCATATTAGTTTCCATTGGGAGATAAGCATCCCAAATGCAAAGCTCCTTTCTCTTAAGCCCAACAGACGCTATGGCATTCATAACAAAATTTGCTTTCATAAAAATATACCTTCACTTGATATCATGAAAATTTGTAGCACACCACCTGGGAtccattattttgaattaagcaCTTTTTTCGTATTTACAATACAACGTTTTTCACAGACAAACTTACCATCTAATCTTAATTTCAAGCACACCCATTAGTGCCATCACCATTTTCCATTCATAGCGGATTCAGATAAAGTCATTCATCTATCACGAAAGTGAGAAATTCATTCTCAGAGTGAAGTGAATTGAACTATTGAAGTTCGTTTCTTCTTTTCtatatttccttatttttttaggTCAAAGTTTTATTTGAACTTGTAAAATTGTGATTAGATGGTGGGTAGTGAAATGAAATTGTAATTAGATACAGTTTCTCTCTTAATTGAAATTGTGAAAAGTTTCTCTCTTAATTGAAATTGTGAAATGATGGAATTTAAACTCGGAAAATTAGAGTCCACTTTTCATGAATTTTTCCGTGCGGCAATTGTTGATTTATGCGCGTCAAGTAGCCAAGCATATCAAATCCAATTCCCATCCTTCAATTCCTGACTTGTTTTTCCACATCCAGACATACTATAAAATCGGTTTCTAGTTAAATAcacttttctctttctttttttatagaaaatctCGACGGTACGAAGAGAATTTTATTGATatcgaaagaagaagaaaaaatgccCCTAGTTAGGGAGACATAAACTTAACCTCTCATAACAcaagaaaaaattataaaagatACATGAAAAAAGGAAGACATAAACTTTACCTttctagaaacaaaaacaacaaagatacaagcaacATCACAAGGTTAAGATGAAAGACAAGAAGGTGAGACAAACTTGTATGCCTAGATGCACATTTATTTGAGAAGCGGAAGTTAAGAAAGCCAACATAGTCTGAAGAACCGCCATAGGATTTGAATCATGCCATaccaaagttggagaagacaagACCATGTTAGCCAAAGTGTCTGCAACCACATTTCCTTCACGATATATGTGAGAGGATAGAATGTCATCTTCCGAATGCAATCCAAACAAATAGACTATTGCGTACGAAAAGGCTAATGAGGATCAAAATTAGTCGATTGCAGAGTAGAAACAACACTAGAAGAGTCACTTTCCAGCCAAAGACAATGTCGACCCCACTTATAAGCAAACTCTACACCAATAATAACTATTGATa carries:
- the LOC103444553 gene encoding TMV resistance protein N-like, giving the protein MGSTATAQTTDYDVFLSFSGEDTRRNFADQLRAALSNRGVVVFGDDELYRGIKSSKISIVILSRKYARSTWCLDELQQIMECKEVARQIVLPVFYDVSPSEVRKQTGDFGDFFAEHEGRFKDNIDKVRAWRDALRQLANLSGFDLYKDEDGYEAQFIQRIVQWVLNTLQTVPSYLEDIVGIESRVEELNRLLDNKSNDVRFIGICGMGGIGKTTIARVIFDNISNEFEIFTWITCRVSQTPQGDLQLQKKLLYEALRQDIDVPNVNEGAIMIKNILCKRKVLLILDNVVNLGQLKSLAGNKEWFGLGSRVIITTRDVNLLGEHGVDSKYKVDLLSENEALQLLKKIAFKNDEFREDYLELSTRLVHKAGYLPLALKTVGSYLLHKSQEEWHNALEKLESVPTGRISEMLETSYHALPDDEKRIFLDIACFFRGMDKERVVEILDYFGFNAMVGMEVLVERSLVTISNNKVLMHDLIQEMGQQIVRKDSVVDPGEQSRLWLHEDVIHVLRNNTGTNVVEGIALDLPKLEEACRDLEAFSTMHNLRFLRIHNLRMAQGPKKLSNALKFLEWSGYPSKLLPPEFEFEQLCEVNLSHSSVGQLWNRTKCLGNLKFVNVSYSQNLTRTPDFTVTPNLHRLILEGCTNLVMIHPSIAELKRLIFLNLKDCRSLKRLPKCFEMESLQILILSGCSKINKVPEFVRPMENLLELYLDKTAVEQLPSSIECLTGLTVLNLRDCRNLSSLASSTCQLRSLKSLNLSGCSKLEELPKNLGKMVCLKELDVGGTSINDLPSSISRLENLELLSLCGCKSMRRKKTSPMSLLLPTTDSGLLSLTVLNLSDCNLEEVTILENLGCLSSIVSLNLSKNSFVSLPKSITELSKLQILNLGGCKSLKKLPDISAELNFSVEGKGSYSQERLSSCFSFINCFEVVDDQGCNKVAFAALRRFLEGIPYIGNKFEAIYPGSEISEWFSDQSERPVVSMELPRHWYKNEWIGYALCAVFTVHRQLPPNLLGKWNYGTHTTAHGLRCEVKPGNLGVGGWCPSFACSEELGQIEKEHLWISFVSGEHFGTTWQDSCHHLEFTFKTLGSGLEVKRCGVRLIYERDLVGSKQPF